The following coding sequences are from one Triticum aestivum cultivar Chinese Spring chromosome 5A, IWGSC CS RefSeq v2.1, whole genome shotgun sequence window:
- the LOC123106773 gene encoding NADPH oxidase activator-like, whose translation MMRPSQTNKSQPMPLPLPPPPLSLPSTPSTVPRWRNRSASSSSSSSSVSTASSSFSPSTSPAPSPRTTSATSVVPFSWERRPGLPKSNLAGLISSSSDTAAVPLPPPPLRPSTRRCRQRRRRRALDAPAPAPAADPFAAAFVECTREEGTDDGDDKLWLTPTTTNSSRMARPWRLAGGSVRVIRFLDLYGCRRAMDVADGAFLARRSVAPRPRP comes from the coding sequence ATGATGCGACCTTCGCAAACCAACAAATCGCAGCCaatgccgctgccgctgccaccTCCGCCACTCTCGCTGCCGTCGACGCCGTCGACCGTCCCGCGATGGCGAAACCGCagcgcctcctcctcttcctcgtcttcctccgtgtccaccgcctcctcctccttctccccgtCGACGTCCCCCGCCCCGTCTCCTCGCACCACCTCAGCCACTTCCGTGGTGCCCTTTTCGTGGGAGCGCCGCCCGGGACTCCCCAAGAGCAATCTCGCCGGCCTTATCTCCTCGTCCAGCGACACCGCGGCCGTTCCGCTCCCACCGCCGCCACTGCGCCCTTCCACTCGCCGCTGCCGGCAGCGCAGACGCCGCCGCGCCCTCGACGCCCCCGCACCTGCACCCGCAGCAGACCCCTTCGCCGCCGCCTTCGTGGAGTGCACAAGGGAAGAAGGCACAGACGACGGAGATGACAAGCTTTGGCTGACACCGACGACAACCAACTCCAGCCGCATGGCGCGGCCGTGGCGACTCGCCGGCGGCAGTGTCCGTGTCATCAGGTTCCTCGACCTGTACGGGTGCAGGAGGGCCATGGACGTCGCCGACGGTGCTTTCCTTGCTCGCCGGTCCGTCGCACCGCGTCCACGACCATGA